The Kordia sp. SMS9 DNA window ATTTTTTAGAGAAGTTGAGTTTGTCGTTTAGCGCAGGAATCAAGAAAAACGTAATGAACAATGAAACGGTGAGATTGATGCAAATAATCCATGAAAAATCTAGTAAATACAATTGATATGCTCTTTTGATGAAGAAAATAATCGAAAGGGAACCAATAGTTGTCAAGGTCGCTGCCAAAATGGAAATGAATACTTTTTTGTTTTGATGATGACGTAAATGATCAATCATAATGATGGAATTGTCCATGATGATTCCCAAAGAAATTGTCAATCCTGCAAAAGAGTAGATGTGTAAATCGACTGAAAAAGTATAGTAGAAGATAACGGCTAAGAGTACATTTAGCAACAGCGAAATAAAAATTAATAGCACATATTTAAAACTTCTACTGATGATGATGATAAACACAAATAAAACAACGACTGAAAACAACACTCTGTATGAAACTTTTAACAATTCTTCTTTGAGTTTTAGTGTCGCATCATACAAGGTGTTGATCGTGATGTTTTGTAAACTGGGTGTTTGTTTGCATTCTTCTAAGATTTGATATACATTTTGAATGACATCCAATTGATTTTTGTCTTTTTCGGCAGTGATTACTAAAGAAACCGCATTGGAACCGTTGAAGCGTTTGTACCCTTGCACCTGTTCTTCTGCTAGTTCAATATGGATAATGTCTTTTAGAGAAATTACGTTGTTTTCGGCAGTTATAATGGGTGTTTTGAAAAGTATTTCTTTAAGCGAACTGTTTTCTTCTGTATATAAAATAAGGTCTTTTTTGGAGTTGTGAATGCGTGTGGTTCCGAAGCTATGATTGGACAATGCGTTGCTGATGGCTGATTTTACAGTTTTAAGTTCAACTTTATAGCGTTTCAACATGGCATCATTGCAGATAATGACATACTTGTACGTTGGCACGCCCATCAATTGTACATCGCTGACACCTTTGATGCGCGCAAGTTTTGGTTGAATGATTTCCGTTGCTTTTTGTTGTAAGGTTGCTACCGATGTTTTACTGCTCAATGCTAAGGAAATTAAGACTTCTGTACGATCATTGTCAATTCCATGCGCGGTTACGGTAGGATAGGAGACACCTTTTGGGAAATTGCCATACAACTGTCGCAAAATTGTGTGAATGTACAGTTGACTTTTGTCAAGATTGGTTTTTTCTGAAAATTCTAGTTTAATTTTTCCCGAACCTTTGGAAGAAACCGAACTGATATTCAGCAATCCATTCATCGTTGCTAATGATTGTTCTATAGGATTTGTAACTTCACTTTCCAGAATTCTGGGATTGGCATTTTGCCAAGAATATTGCACGGTAATGACTGGAATGTGTTGTTTGGGTTTTAAGCGAATCGAAAGCGAAAAGATACACGCAATGCCAATAATACCAAAAAGTACAAAAATGATGATTTTTGTAAATGAAGACACTATTTTTTTGTCGCCATTCATCTTATTCTCCTTTGGTTACCGAAGAATTGTGAGCCAAATTGATATTGCCTTCGTAAATGACCAAATCTCCTTTCTTTAAGCCTTTTTCTATGACAATATGATCTGAGTTTTCGAATGAAGTTTTTACATAGTTCCAGAATGCTTTGCCGTTTGTATAGGTAAAAACTACTTGTTTATTATCGCGCAGCACCACACTTTCTTTGGGAACAAACAATGTATTGGGCACTACTTTTTTGATGGTTACATTTACGTTCATTCCATCTAAAATACCAGCATCACTGTTGGCAAATGTGCCGCGTACTTTGATCAATCCGTTTTCATCTACGGTAGGATTGATTTCTGTAATTTCTCCATCAAATGTGGTGTCTGAAAAGTTTGTTGAAATTTCGATCGCTTGTCCTTTTTGCAGAAAAATAAAATTTTCTTCCAACACACTAAATTCCACTTGAAAAACACTCGTATTGATAATGGTACAGAATGGTTTTGTCGTATCGGGATAACTGTATTTTTTTGTGTCTAAGTTTGCAATAACTCCACTAATAGGCGCGCGCAACGTTGTGGAAGTCAATGCCGTTTTTGCGTCGTTTAGATCAGAAATAGACGTGTTGTAATTTCCTCTATTCTTCGCCATGTTTAAGGTAGTTTTCGGAATCTTAGCAGAATCTTTCAAACTGTAATTAAATCCAATAAGAATATCTTCTACATCAATTTTTGCGCGTTCTAGCTGTTCTGTTGCTTTGATGACTTTATTGCGATAGCTTTCATTGTTTTGACTTGCAATTACTTGTCCTTTGCGCACTTTTTGTCCGTTTTTTACACGAATGGAATTGATTTTTTCATTCAAGATGAATTTTACTATTGCTTTTTGTTTAGCAAAGGCTTTTCCTGAGGTTTGTAATTCTAGATTAAAATCGCCTGTATTGATAGGTGCGTATCTTACCTTTTCCGCAGATTCTGTATTTACAACGGTTGTATTCTCTTTCTTTTCTAAGGTGGTCGATGGCGTTTTCTCATCACAAGAAATCACCATCATGCCTACTAGAAAAATGATGGTAAAAAATAGGTGTATGTGTCCGATTTTCAAGATTGGTTTCATTTAAGATTCTCTAATAATATTGGAGAACCTATATCTACTATTTTTTTATCTTTTAGTTGAAATGAATGATATGCTTTGTAATACGGCAACTCATTGGTTTGATTGAAAGCATCATATTCATCATAAAAAACAGGATGTTTAAAAAATAACACGTCGTTTATCATGTAATCAACTTTTAGTTGTTCAGAACCTGAAATAATAAATACCGCTTTTTTTTTGGTATCTGTTAAGTATGTGTCCCACGATTTTAAGTCTTCCACACAAACGGAGCAGTCAGAGTCTAAATAATTTACAGTGAGCGTTTCTTTGGTGTTCATTAAGGTTTTGAACTCTTCGTTAGTATTAATGGGAATTAACTCACTGGGATAGATAAGTTGTTTATCAATCCATGTGGATCGCATTTCTGTATCAATCTTTGATAATTGTTCAGAAAGGGTATCTTTTGAATTGTAATGCTTCAAAATTAATAGTACGCAGGTACCAATGAGAAAGAAAGAAATCAATATGGTGTATATATGCTTCTTCATTATTTGAGTGAGTGATTTAAAGTTTATATTGAACTACGTTGGCGTTTCCAAATTCAATGACAAATAAATTTTTATCATCTGTGTCGATTTCAATAGCAATGGACTCTTTTTCGAGTTCGATAACGTCTAGTAACGTACCTTTCCAATCAAACACATGAATCGTTTTTCCAAAAGCAAATGGGCTTACAGCTCTAGTTTTTCCTGAAAATAAAGCATATATTTTGGCGTCAGAAACACACATATCTATATATCCAAATTTGGTATCTCCACCTTGTCCCATAACGGTTTGGTATCCATTATTTGCCAATTCGTACTTAGGCAGAAAGTCTAAATTGGTCTTTACTTTTACAACATCACTTCCGTCTTTATTGTAAATTTCGATCAAGTCAGCGTATAAATTGGCTAAAGCTATTTTGTTTTTGTCAGGTTTTACTTTTAGCGTCGCCATGAATGATTGTTTGTGAATGGAAATAGGAATATTGTTTTTCGGTAATGGAGGCAACGAACCTTTATTCGTTATTTGTTTTGTAGTTATATTGTAAAATAAAAGTCTATTATTTGCTTCCGAAACATCCAATCCAACAATAGTTTCTGCATCGAGCCAACCCAATTCATAGAACATTACTTTTGAATCAAAAAAGAGTTCATTTTCTGTGGGTTTGTAATCATTGGAACCAATACTGTCTTGTTGAAAGCCTAGATATTTATTAAGCGTGCCATCAAAAATCCAAACTTTATCATTGTGAAAATCTAACGAACCAAACGGAGATAGAATTTCTCCAGGTCCTTTTCCTTTCATGCCAAAACTGCCTATATAGGTGTCATCGGTAGTAAAAGCCTTGATCACTTTATTAGATTTTGAATCTATAATAAATAATTTAGCACCTAGTTTTTTTAGTTTTTCAGGATTCGATAAACTATCTGATGATTTCAAGGTAGCTACTTTGTTAATTTTTGTAGTTGTAGTTAGATTTACTTTTTCATACCAATCAACTTTCGTTTTTGTACATGAAATTGCTATGAAAAACACCAACAAAATTGCAAGTAGGTTACGTATACTTTTCATAATAGTATTTTAAATAATTAAGAGAGTCATGAATAATAATCACAACTCTCTTGGTTACATTTTAATGCTATAATAGATTTATACTTTTACTGGTTCAGCAGCAGCAGCATCAGCTACGTCAAAAGCTGCTCCACATGGTTTACCGTCTGAACGCCACCATCCTCGTACAGGGTCATGATTTGGTGGATAACAAGTACCAGAGCCTGAGCAGCAGGTACCTCCGCTAACTGCAACTGCAGTAGCGTCAGCTTGTTGTGCACTCGTGGTAGTGTTAAAAGACATTAAAGCGATTGAGAATACAAGTGCAGAAGCACTTAAAAGAACTTTTTTCATAATGTTAAAGGTTTTTGTGGTTATTGATTACAAACATGAAGAATAGTTGCGCGCAGGTGTGTTTTCTTCATATTTGTCTTATTTAAATGTAGGGCAAATAGAATTATCATCAAAAAATCTTACGATCAAATTTTAAATAACTGACAATTAGTATGTTAAATTAATACTATAAGTAAGGTGAACCCGTAATTTGTTGTAGTTTTATGATGATATTTGTCTATAATAATTCGAATAACCCTCTTTTTGGCGGATTTCCATAATATATCCGCGCATTTTCAAAAATGGAAATCGTTGCTTTTTAGGGAGAAGATACTGCTGAAATAGCAATCATTCTAGCAACGATGATATTTAAAAATATAGAGCATTTTAAGTGCAACCATTTTGAAGCAATCTACTTTTTAGCAACCGCAGCCACCAAAAATATTAATAGTTGTGTTCACCTTACCATCTTTAGAAGTCAAATGTGCCGTTCCTGCATATTGTGTTCCACCACCATCATCTGTTCCGTCTTTTGTTAAGGTAAATTTCAAATCGTAAGCGTCGTTGTAATAGTGTTTGTGAATTTCGCCAAGTTTGTGATTTGGATTTTCAGGTTTTTTACTGTTTAGCATCACTAGTTTTCCATTGATTTGAATAACGGCTTTGGCTTTTGGTGCATCTTGAAACGTACCAAAAACAAGCATCGT harbors:
- a CDS encoding efflux RND transporter periplasmic adaptor subunit — protein: MKPILKIGHIHLFFTIIFLVGMMVISCDEKTPSTTLEKKENTTVVNTESAEKVRYAPINTGDFNLELQTSGKAFAKQKAIVKFILNEKINSIRVKNGQKVRKGQVIASQNNESYRNKVIKATEQLERAKIDVEDILIGFNYSLKDSAKIPKTTLNMAKNRGNYNTSISDLNDAKTALTSTTLRAPISGVIANLDTKKYSYPDTTKPFCTIINTSVFQVEFSVLEENFIFLQKGQAIEISTNFSDTTFDGEITEINPTVDENGLIKVRGTFANSDAGILDGMNVNVTIKKVVPNTLFVPKESVVLRDNKQVVFTYTNGKAFWNYVKTSFENSDHIVIEKGLKKGDLVIYEGNINLAHNSSVTKGE
- a CDS encoding BF3164 family lipoprotein — encoded protein: MKSIRNLLAILLVFFIAISCTKTKVDWYEKVNLTTTTKINKVATLKSSDSLSNPEKLKKLGAKLFIIDSKSNKVIKAFTTDDTYIGSFGMKGKGPGEILSPFGSLDFHNDKVWIFDGTLNKYLGFQQDSIGSNDYKPTENELFFDSKVMFYELGWLDAETIVGLDVSEANNRLLFYNITTKQITNKGSLPPLPKNNIPISIHKQSFMATLKVKPDKNKIALANLYADLIEIYNKDGSDVVKVKTNLDFLPKYELANNGYQTVMGQGGDTKFGYIDMCVSDAKIYALFSGKTRAVSPFAFGKTIHVFDWKGTLLDVIELEKESIAIEIDTDDKNLFVIEFGNANVVQYKL